One genomic region from Bacillus sp. SLBN-46 encodes:
- the flhF gene encoding flagellar biosynthesis protein FlhF gives MKTKKIVADSMPLALKMVRQQLGENAIIVNTRTVKKGGVFGLFAKQKFEVTAYSLEKERPSVEPKFTLEIKDKPEKLLPNMNKFESKTEGNPSGFHKNPQGLYNYYSKTSSGSEKTEAQTPIKSPEAEKKISSSSMASEKEGPLLDELLQMKKMMMTFMMNGQQEDALPAGMSKWVTRLKKQGVEEEVVSEIVNGILLKYESIVDLSEDIIEQELLTIITEMIEKKLPVSNMVHERTRMINVIGPTGVGKTTSIAKLATEQVLKQKRRVAMITTDVYRIAAVEQLKTYAGILNVPVEVVRTADELGTALKKLEHYDLIYMDTTGRNYKEVEYRESINQFLNHPLESDNYLVLSMTTKFEDMEILLNEFLESPIQKLILTKFDETSSYGSILNIAFKYPYQLSYITNGQSVPEDITTVDATMLARYLLGKEK, from the coding sequence ATGAAAACCAAAAAAATCGTTGCAGATTCTATGCCACTAGCTTTAAAAATGGTACGACAGCAATTAGGTGAAAATGCGATTATCGTCAATACCAGAACGGTCAAAAAAGGTGGAGTTTTCGGTCTATTCGCTAAACAAAAATTTGAAGTAACGGCTTATTCCTTAGAAAAGGAAAGGCCTAGTGTTGAACCTAAATTTACTCTAGAAATAAAGGATAAGCCAGAAAAACTACTTCCAAATATGAACAAATTTGAAAGTAAAACAGAAGGGAATCCATCTGGTTTTCACAAGAATCCTCAAGGGTTATATAATTATTATTCAAAAACCTCTAGCGGATCAGAAAAGACAGAAGCACAAACGCCTATTAAGTCCCCGGAAGCTGAAAAAAAGATTTCATCTTCTAGTATGGCTTCCGAAAAAGAAGGCCCTTTACTTGATGAACTCCTGCAAATGAAAAAAATGATGATGACATTTATGATGAATGGCCAACAGGAAGATGCTTTACCTGCTGGGATGTCCAAATGGGTAACCAGATTAAAAAAGCAGGGTGTTGAAGAGGAAGTAGTTTCAGAAATCGTAAATGGTATTCTATTGAAGTATGAGTCAATTGTTGACTTAAGTGAGGACATCATTGAGCAAGAACTCCTTACCATTATCACAGAAATGATTGAAAAAAAATTACCCGTGTCAAATATGGTTCATGAACGAACACGAATGATCAATGTAATTGGACCAACGGGCGTGGGGAAAACAACTTCTATTGCAAAACTAGCTACGGAACAGGTATTAAAACAAAAGCGTAGAGTAGCAATGATCACGACTGATGTGTATCGGATTGCTGCTGTAGAACAGCTAAAAACATATGCTGGTATTTTAAATGTTCCAGTTGAAGTCGTTCGTACCGCAGACGAACTAGGTACTGCTCTTAAAAAACTAGAACATTATGACCTAATCTATATGGATACCACTGGCCGGAATTATAAAGAAGTGGAATACCGTGAATCAATTAATCAATTTTTAAATCATCCTCTTGAGAGTGACAATTATCTAGTATTAAGTATGACAACGAAGTTTGAAGATATGGAAATATTGTTGAATGAGTTTTTAGAAAGCCCAATTCAAAAACTGATCCTAACAAAATTTGATGAAACCTCCAGCTATGGTTCGATTCTAAATATAGCCTTTAAATACCCTTATCAATTATCGTACATCACGAATGGACAAAGTGTACCTGAGGACATAACGACTGTCGATGCGACAATGCTTGCTAGATACTTATTAGGAAAGGAAAAATAA
- a CDS encoding manganese-dependent inorganic pyrophosphatase — protein MEKVLIFGHKNPDTDTICSAIAYADLKKQLGMDVEPVRLGQINGETQFALTQFNAETPRLVEAVSAEVNSVILVDHNERQQSANDIADVRVLEVIDHHRIANFETSDPLYYRCEPVGCTATILNKMYKENGKEIKPEIAGLMLSAIISDSLLFKSPTCTPEDVAAARELAAIAGVDAESYGLEMLKAGADVRDKSIAELLSLDAKGFEMGSSKVEIAQVNVVDTADVLARQTEIEASISSIIEEKNLDLFLFVVTDILTNDSVGLALGSKAVAVEKAYNVTLTNNTATLKGVVSRKKQIVPVLTDIFNKGEF, from the coding sequence ATGGAAAAAGTACTTATTTTCGGTCATAAAAATCCCGACACAGATACAATTTGTTCTGCTATTGCATATGCAGATTTGAAAAAACAATTAGGCATGGATGTTGAACCTGTCCGCCTAGGTCAAATTAACGGTGAAACACAATTTGCACTTACTCAATTCAATGCTGAGACTCCTCGTTTAGTGGAAGCAGTGTCAGCTGAGGTAAACTCCGTTATTTTAGTAGACCACAATGAGCGCCAACAAAGTGCCAACGATATTGCGGATGTTCGTGTATTAGAAGTAATCGACCATCACCGTATTGCCAATTTCGAAACAAGTGATCCGTTATACTACCGTTGTGAGCCTGTAGGCTGTACTGCTACGATTCTCAATAAAATGTACAAAGAAAATGGCAAAGAAATTAAGCCTGAGATCGCTGGTTTGATGTTATCAGCAATTATCTCTGACTCATTACTTTTCAAATCTCCAACCTGCACTCCAGAAGATGTGGCAGCTGCACGTGAACTTGCTGCCATTGCTGGTGTTGATGCGGAAAGCTACGGACTTGAAATGTTGAAAGCAGGGGCAGATGTTCGTGACAAATCAATCGCTGAACTTCTAAGCCTTGACGCAAAAGGCTTTGAAATGGGCTCAAGCAAAGTGGAAATCGCTCAAGTAAACGTGGTTGACACGGCTGATGTGCTTGCTCGCCAAACGGAAATAGAAGCGTCTATTTCTTCCATCATCGAAGAAAAGAACTTAGATTTATTCCTATTTGTTGTAACTGACATCTTAACAAATGATTCTGTTGGTTTAGCTTTAGGAAGCAAAGCTGTTGCTGTTGAAAAAGCATACAATGTTACTCTTACAAATAATACAGCTACCCTAAAGGGCGTTGTTTCTCGTAAGAAGCAAATCGTTCCAGTGTTAACTGATATCTTTAATAAAGGTGAATTTTAA
- a CDS encoding DUF3231 family protein encodes MTNIFESLKDLFAPMADDERKNPLHIGEVNHFWLLLTLVEEGIMIFELGLNTTTDDQLIHAFTNGHQSAKDVSQRLRTFFINEGIPLPPSSENKPKSDPNAVPLGVKYTDEELVNLVSAKVAAEITLIGQGLALCVRNDACKMFFEIQFEIFKYGSSLKKLMRERGWLKVPPYYYPPGSPN; translated from the coding sequence ATGACCAATATATTTGAATCCCTAAAAGACCTTTTTGCACCAATGGCAGACGATGAGAGAAAGAATCCCTTACATATTGGAGAAGTGAACCACTTTTGGCTTTTACTTACCTTAGTTGAAGAAGGTATTATGATATTTGAGTTAGGACTAAATACAACAACGGATGATCAATTGATTCATGCCTTTACGAATGGACACCAATCCGCGAAAGACGTAAGTCAGCGCCTGCGTACCTTTTTTATCAATGAAGGTATTCCATTACCACCATCCTCAGAGAATAAACCAAAGTCAGATCCAAATGCGGTCCCACTTGGGGTTAAATATACCGATGAGGAGCTAGTTAACCTAGTATCTGCTAAGGTTGCAGCTGAGATTACGCTTATAGGTCAAGGATTAGCACTCTGTGTAAGAAATGATGCCTGCAAGATGTTTTTTGAAATACAATTTGAAATATTTAAGTATGGCTCTTCGCTGAAAAAGTTGATGCGTGAACGTGGATGGCTAAAGGTCCCTCCCTATTACTATCCACCAGGCTCACCAAATTAA
- a CDS encoding MinD/ParA family protein, which translates to MDQAQSLREYMHRFNVQQEEKHSARVITITSGKGGVGKSNFTLNFALGLNAVGKKVVVLDLDLSTANINILMGITARNSLADVLHRQKSIWDVLEKGTAGIDYISGGLEIQDLMELDPNTLAYFWSQIQELQTYADFILLDTGAGISRELVDFILASDETILVTTPEPTAIADSYAVLKTVMQFTKHTPNVRLVVNRAQTYREAVDTSRAIKNASSSFLKFKLMTLGFLMEDIHVRQSVRAQIPFFMSYPNCEASKNIKQIVYSFLPESDESINTSSKGIRNFLERIFSKGKSF; encoded by the coding sequence ATGGATCAAGCACAAAGTCTAAGAGAATATATGCATCGATTTAATGTACAGCAGGAAGAAAAACATTCTGCACGTGTAATTACGATTACGAGCGGAAAGGGTGGAGTAGGAAAATCAAATTTTACTCTAAACTTTGCGTTAGGTTTAAATGCAGTTGGTAAAAAGGTAGTCGTGCTGGATTTAGATTTATCAACTGCAAATATTAATATCCTAATGGGAATCACGGCACGGAATAGTCTAGCTGATGTTTTGCATCGGCAAAAATCTATTTGGGATGTGTTAGAAAAGGGAACGGCAGGCATAGATTATATTTCAGGTGGACTTGAGATTCAGGATCTTATGGAATTAGATCCTAATACGCTAGCGTACTTTTGGAGTCAGATTCAGGAACTTCAAACCTATGCTGATTTTATTTTACTAGACACTGGTGCGGGGATATCAAGAGAGCTTGTAGATTTTATTTTGGCTTCAGATGAAACCATTTTGGTTACCACTCCTGAACCGACAGCCATTGCTGATTCCTATGCTGTGTTGAAAACTGTCATGCAGTTCACGAAACACACTCCTAATGTTAGGTTAGTGGTGAACCGTGCTCAGACCTATCGAGAAGCAGTCGATACATCAAGAGCAATAAAAAATGCTTCTAGTAGTTTTTTAAAATTTAAATTAATGACCTTAGGGTTCTTAATGGAAGATATTCATGTTCGACAATCTGTGAGAGCTCAAATTCCATTTTTTATGTCCTATCCAAATTGTGAGGCCTCAAAAAACATTAAGCAAATTGTCTATTCCTTTTTACCAGAGTCTGATGAATCTATAAATACGTCAAGCAAGGGGATACGCAATTTTTTAGAAAGAATTTTCTCAAAAGGAAAATCATTTTAA
- the flhA gene encoding flagellar biosynthesis protein FlhA, which produces MKIKELSVFIVVILIVTMMIIPLPTILLDFLLIFNICASLMILLVAMNTKEPLDFSIFPTALLITTLFRLALNVSTTRSILSKADGGKVIETFGSFVIGGNPVIGFIVFLILVVIQFIVITKGSERVAEVAARFTLDAMPGKQMSIDADMNAGLISEQDARARRRKIEQESDFYGAMDGASKFVKGDAIAGIIILMINVIGGFIIGMAIHGMGFAEAASTFTLLSVGDGLVSQVPALLISTATGITVTRAATDGSLGSDIMKQIFNYPKLLYIVAGTIFMLGLFTPIGLFLTLPVAGLLAFSAYTMQKNAQKEELLNEQVEMEAMEEDISNPEKVITLLQLDTLELEIGYGLIPLADQKQGGDILDRIVMIRRQFAIELGLVIPTIRIRDNLQLTPNQYVLKFRGNRIAEGEVYLDHFLAMNQGAEDDTLDGIQVIEPAFGLPAKWVSLEAKQMAELMGYMIVDPPSVIATHLTEVLKQYAYQLLRREETKELVENLKTTHPNLVDELVPNLLSTGDIQKVLQNLLREQISIRDLAAIFETLADYAVYTKEPRVLTEYVRQSLTQQITEQYSENGIINVLTAGATLEKGISDCIQQTEAGGYYLSMDPQTSRRITEVLQEQIDRVVKAGGLPIFLTSPNIRMYLKQFVDKIMPTVPVLAYTELEPNIEIQSIGVVNI; this is translated from the coding sequence ATGAAAATAAAAGAGCTTTCCGTTTTCATCGTTGTTATTTTGATTGTTACGATGATGATTATTCCACTGCCAACAATACTATTGGATTTTCTATTAATCTTCAACATCTGTGCCTCATTGATGATTTTGCTGGTAGCAATGAATACAAAGGAACCATTGGATTTTTCCATTTTTCCTACAGCTTTATTGATAACCACTTTATTTCGTTTAGCACTTAATGTGTCAACCACTCGTTCCATCCTATCAAAGGCGGATGGCGGGAAAGTAATCGAGACCTTCGGTTCCTTTGTAATTGGTGGGAACCCTGTTATCGGTTTTATCGTGTTTTTAATTCTTGTCGTTATTCAATTTATTGTTATTACGAAAGGCTCCGAAAGGGTTGCAGAAGTAGCCGCTCGATTTACATTGGATGCGATGCCTGGTAAGCAGATGAGTATTGATGCTGATATGAATGCGGGGTTAATTAGCGAACAGGATGCACGAGCACGACGCAGAAAAATTGAACAGGAATCTGATTTTTACGGTGCAATGGACGGGGCAAGTAAGTTTGTTAAAGGAGATGCTATTGCAGGTATTATTATCCTCATGATCAATGTTATTGGTGGATTCATCATTGGAATGGCTATTCATGGGATGGGATTTGCAGAGGCAGCCAGCACTTTTACCCTGTTGTCTGTCGGTGATGGATTAGTCAGTCAAGTACCGGCGTTACTTATTTCTACTGCAACCGGTATCACAGTAACCCGTGCTGCTACTGATGGCAGCTTAGGTTCAGATATTATGAAGCAGATTTTTAATTACCCAAAACTGCTTTATATTGTTGCAGGAACTATTTTTATGCTTGGGTTATTTACTCCGATTGGTCTTTTCTTAACATTGCCAGTGGCTGGGTTATTGGCGTTTAGTGCGTATACAATGCAAAAAAATGCACAAAAAGAGGAACTTTTAAATGAGCAAGTTGAAATGGAAGCAATGGAAGAAGACATTAGCAATCCAGAAAAAGTAATTACTTTACTTCAACTTGATACACTCGAACTTGAAATTGGATATGGATTAATTCCATTAGCAGATCAAAAACAGGGTGGAGACATTCTTGATAGGATCGTCATGATACGTAGACAATTTGCAATTGAATTAGGATTGGTCATTCCTACCATTCGGATTCGAGATAATTTGCAATTAACTCCGAACCAATATGTTCTAAAATTCCGTGGGAATCGCATTGCTGAAGGTGAGGTTTACCTGGATCATTTCCTAGCAATGAATCAAGGAGCAGAAGACGATACACTAGACGGAATACAAGTAATTGAACCAGCATTTGGCCTTCCAGCTAAATGGGTAAGCTTGGAAGCAAAACAAATGGCCGAGTTAATGGGATATATGATTGTGGATCCTCCATCCGTGATTGCCACTCATTTAACTGAGGTTTTAAAACAATATGCGTACCAACTACTTCGAAGAGAAGAAACAAAAGAATTAGTTGAAAACTTGAAAACAACTCACCCTAATTTGGTTGACGAACTGGTACCTAACTTACTATCAACTGGTGATATTCAGAAGGTATTACAAAACCTTTTACGAGAGCAAATATCTATTCGAGATTTAGCGGCAATCTTTGAAACTCTTGCAGATTACGCCGTTTATACAAAAGAACCAAGAGTGTTAACAGAATATGTTCGTCAGTCCTTAACCCAACAAATTACTGAGCAGTACTCAGAGAACGGAATTATTAATGTTTTAACAGCTGGGGCAACATTAGAAAAAGGGATTTCGGATTGTATTCAGCAAACGGAAGCAGGAGGTTATTATCTTTCTATGGATCCACAGACTTCAAGAAGGATTACGGAAGTCTTACAGGAACAAATTGACCGAGTGGTGAAAGCAGGAGGTCTTCCTATATTCCTAACTTCTCCAAACATTCGGATGTATTTAAAACAATTTGTAGATAAAATTATGCCAACCGTGCCTGTTCTCGCTTATACGGAACTGGAACCTAATATTGAGATCCAAAGTATAGGAGTAGTGAATATATGA
- a CDS encoding Cof-type HAD-IIB family hydrolase has product MTFKMIVLDLDDTLLQDDHTISPRTKQALMDAQEAGVKVVLASGRPTSAMIDIAEELRLKDYGSFILSFNGAKITNCQTGEELFSSTLSPEMVHQLYDVSRSEDVWIHTYVGDSIVTEAANQYTDVESAITGLEVFEVDSFVESVNEPVVKVLMLEEPEKLAVVEKKLQEQFAGKLSVMRSKPFFLEFTEEGVTKGTSLNHLIGQLGITREEVIAIGDSYNDLAMIEFAGLGVAMGNAPDDIKEKADYVTDTNMNDGVAKVVEKFVLNGAVLV; this is encoded by the coding sequence ATGACATTTAAAATGATAGTACTAGATTTAGATGATACATTATTACAGGATGACCACACGATTTCTCCTCGTACAAAGCAAGCATTAATGGATGCGCAGGAAGCTGGTGTCAAGGTTGTATTAGCATCTGGACGCCCTACTTCTGCGATGATTGATATTGCTGAAGAATTGCGTTTAAAGGATTATGGAAGTTTTATTTTATCTTTTAATGGCGCAAAAATTACGAACTGCCAAACAGGTGAAGAGCTGTTTAGCAGTACCCTGTCACCAGAAATGGTTCACCAATTATATGATGTAAGTCGTAGTGAAGATGTTTGGATTCACACGTATGTTGGTGACAGTATTGTCACTGAAGCGGCCAATCAATACACAGATGTGGAATCTGCTATTACCGGCTTGGAAGTTTTTGAAGTGGATAGCTTTGTAGAGTCTGTAAATGAACCTGTGGTTAAAGTGTTAATGCTTGAAGAGCCAGAAAAGCTTGCAGTGGTTGAGAAAAAGCTGCAAGAGCAGTTTGCTGGAAAACTTAGTGTCATGCGCTCAAAGCCGTTCTTTTTAGAATTCACAGAGGAAGGTGTAACAAAAGGAACAAGCCTTAACCATTTGATTGGGCAGCTTGGCATTACTCGTGAAGAAGTCATTGCGATTGGTGACAGCTACAATGATCTAGCGATGATTGAGTTTGCAGGGCTAGGAGTGGCCATGGGCAACGCGCCTGATGATATCAAGGAAAAAGCGGACTATGTGACCGATACGAATATGAATGATGGTGTTGCCAAGGTTGTTGAGAAGTTTGTGTTGAATGGCGCAGTTCTAGTTTAA
- a CDS encoding alkaline phosphatase PhoX, which yields MKKRLTVALALGLMIPAVTPAAAAGKDISIDSFKFNSMKAPASIEDMVKTYTSASMDVTYSDGKTKNFPLTYKQLFLSDEKIVTNKGEKIPAGTPIDVNGNPIVDKSVPGQESYYISDAPDSNSLMNVGGNLFMVSHFEYDSLDNAGQSAYGVVPASMTLTQLNQDKRTGELSVKDAKKIDFSSVNGLWIPCNGSTSPWGTHLGSEEYEPNARQFEAEIGTDKDSTNVKGFAKLYFGDESKANPYNYGFIPEVTVKPNGDTSVVKHYSAGRFSHEIMTVMPDNKTAFFGDDGNYTVTFMYVADKEKDLSAGTLYAAKFVQTSAENGGSGDLEWVKLGHATDDEVRTIIDKGTKFSDIFETASEPTEGFTAIKTDSSGGKTEYIKLKPSMEKAAAFLESRRYAALKGATAEFRKMEGITVNAKDKKVYMAISEIGKAMVEDTTHVDPVDDVHLNKINAGGTYELNLTGGLKDKDGNEINSEYAASDMKAMVVGEDLAAPDAYGNKANPDKISKPDNLSYSEKMRTLFIGEDGGEHTNNFVWAYNVDTKELSRVLSVPVGAEATGLRVLDNFNGFSYVLSNYQHPGDELENFQGTAVNKEELEKAIEAGIGIDKKGGVGYIAGLPQLSGKHVGWNLKDGKWYFHNENGDVQTGWVKDHAKWYYLEATGEMKTGWVKTGNKWYYLAQSGEMKTGWVKTGNKWYYLAESGEMKTGWVKTGNKWYYLAESGEMKTGWVKTGNKWYYLAESGEMKTGWIKSANKWYYLNTDGSMAVNTTINGYKVNQHGEWVR from the coding sequence ATGAAAAAGAGATTAACAGTTGCACTAGCTCTAGGATTAATGATACCAGCAGTAACACCTGCGGCGGCTGCAGGCAAAGATATTTCCATTGATTCATTTAAATTCAATTCTATGAAGGCACCAGCTTCAATTGAAGACATGGTGAAAACATATACTAGTGCTTCAATGGACGTAACCTACAGCGACGGAAAAACAAAAAATTTCCCTCTTACGTATAAACAATTATTCCTTTCAGATGAAAAGATTGTAACAAACAAAGGTGAAAAAATTCCTGCAGGAACACCAATTGATGTGAACGGAAACCCAATTGTAGATAAGAGTGTCCCAGGTCAGGAATCCTATTATATTTCAGATGCGCCAGACTCGAATAGCTTAATGAATGTAGGCGGGAATCTATTCATGGTATCTCATTTTGAATATGATTCATTAGATAACGCTGGTCAATCAGCGTATGGTGTGGTTCCGGCATCTATGACACTTACACAGCTAAACCAAGATAAAAGAACGGGAGAATTATCTGTTAAGGATGCTAAAAAAATAGATTTTTCAAGCGTAAACGGCTTATGGATTCCATGTAATGGCTCAACCTCACCTTGGGGGACTCATTTAGGATCAGAGGAATATGAACCAAATGCTCGTCAATTCGAGGCAGAAATCGGAACAGATAAAGATTCTACGAATGTTAAAGGCTTTGCAAAGCTTTACTTTGGTGATGAATCAAAAGCAAATCCTTATAATTATGGTTTTATTCCAGAAGTAACTGTCAAACCGAATGGTGATACGAGTGTGGTTAAACACTACAGTGCTGGTCGTTTTTCTCATGAAATTATGACAGTGATGCCTGATAATAAGACAGCATTCTTCGGTGATGATGGAAACTACACAGTAACGTTTATGTATGTGGCCGATAAAGAAAAAGACTTATCTGCAGGAACTCTATACGCAGCCAAATTCGTTCAAACAAGTGCAGAAAACGGAGGATCTGGTGACCTTGAGTGGGTGAAGCTGGGACATGCTACAGATGACGAAGTTAGAACGATTATCGACAAGGGAACAAAATTCAGTGACATCTTTGAAACAGCAAGTGAGCCAACTGAAGGGTTTACAGCAATCAAAACAGATTCCAGTGGTGGAAAAACGGAATATATCAAATTAAAGCCTAGCATGGAAAAAGCAGCAGCCTTCCTTGAATCTCGTCGTTATGCAGCTTTAAAGGGTGCGACTGCAGAGTTCCGTAAAATGGAAGGGATCACGGTTAACGCAAAAGATAAAAAAGTATATATGGCCATTTCGGAAATTGGTAAAGCCATGGTGGAGGATACAACTCATGTGGACCCAGTAGATGATGTTCATTTAAATAAAATCAATGCTGGTGGAACATATGAACTTAATTTAACTGGTGGTTTAAAAGACAAGGATGGCAACGAAATCAACAGTGAATATGCGGCATCTGATATGAAAGCAATGGTAGTAGGGGAAGATTTAGCTGCACCAGATGCTTACGGAAATAAAGCGAATCCTGACAAAATTTCTAAACCTGATAACCTAAGCTACTCCGAAAAAATGAGAACATTATTTATCGGTGAAGATGGAGGGGAACATACGAACAACTTTGTATGGGCTTATAATGTGGATACAAAGGAGCTATCTCGTGTGTTATCTGTTCCAGTGGGAGCTGAAGCCACAGGATTACGTGTCCTGGACAACTTCAATGGCTTCTCTTATGTATTGAGCAATTATCAGCACCCAGGTGACGAGCTCGAGAATTTCCAAGGTACAGCTGTGAATAAGGAAGAGCTAGAGAAGGCAATCGAAGCAGGAATTGGAATCGACAAAAAAGGTGGAGTAGGATATATTGCTGGTTTACCACAGTTGAGCGGTAAACATGTTGGCTGGAATTTAAAGGATGGAAAATGGTATTTCCACAATGAAAATGGTGATGTACAAACTGGTTGGGTAAAAGATCATGCAAAATGGTACTACCTCGAAGCAACTGGTGAAATGAAGACTGGTTGGGTAAAGACAGGGAATAAATGGTATTATCTCGCGCAATCTGGTGAAATGAAAACGGGTTGGGTAAAAACAGGGAACAAGTGGTACTACCTTGCAGAATCCGGTGAAATGAAAACGGGCTGGGTAAAGACAGGAAACAAGTGGTATTATCTTGCTGAATCTGGTGAAATGAAAACGGGCTGGGTAAAGACAGGAAACAAGTGGTACTATCTTGCTGAATCTGGTGAAATGAAAACAGGTTGGATAAAATCAGCAAACAAATGGTACTATCTAAATACAGATGGCAGTATGGCAGTAAATACTACTATTAACGGTTACAAAGTGAACCAACATGGTGAATGGGTACGATAA
- a CDS encoding FliA/WhiG family RNA polymerase sigma factor produces the protein MNPSIKEGLPHDLLWRTYRENHDSRSQEKLVKQYMYLVEQMANRMSLSIPQRIIPKEDLVGLGYIGLLEAIKKFDYKQGYQFDTFGLWRIKGAMLDGIRQMDWVPRGLRDKAKKLNSAFRELEQNLMRSPSEEELSQYLNIPLDEVDQAMAALSVSTLLSLNEPLNSNEDDGKQQSRLDQIKDDHSSNHDRRLQMADFKQMMAACIDKMPEKERLVISLLYYEGLTQVEISEVLNLTKGRISQIHSRAILRLRQSFEAKGYSLDSFL, from the coding sequence TTGAATCCAAGTATTAAAGAAGGCCTACCACACGATTTATTGTGGAGGACTTATCGTGAAAATCATGATTCAAGGTCACAGGAAAAACTGGTCAAACAGTACATGTACTTGGTTGAGCAAATGGCTAATCGAATGAGTCTTAGTATCCCGCAACGTATTATTCCGAAAGAGGACTTAGTTGGGTTAGGCTATATAGGCTTACTTGAAGCAATTAAGAAATTTGATTACAAACAGGGTTATCAATTTGACACTTTCGGCTTGTGGAGAATAAAGGGAGCCATGCTAGATGGGATCCGCCAAATGGATTGGGTACCAAGAGGACTTAGAGATAAAGCCAAAAAACTAAACAGTGCTTTTCGGGAGTTAGAGCAAAATTTGATGAGATCTCCCTCTGAAGAGGAGCTTAGCCAATATTTGAACATTCCACTGGATGAAGTCGACCAAGCAATGGCTGCGTTATCAGTGTCCACACTGCTATCACTTAATGAACCGTTGAATTCTAACGAGGATGATGGGAAACAGCAAAGTCGATTGGATCAGATTAAGGATGATCACTCTAGCAATCATGACCGCAGGTTACAAATGGCGGATTTTAAGCAAATGATGGCTGCATGTATTGATAAAATGCCAGAAAAAGAAAGACTAGTCATTTCATTATTATATTATGAGGGTTTAACTCAAGTAGAGATTTCAGAAGTCTTGAATCTCACAAAAGGAAGAATCTCTCAAATTCATTCACGAGCGATTTTACGCTTAAGACAGAGCTTTGAAGCCAAGGGTTATTCTTTGGATTCCTTTTTATAG